From one Balneolaceae bacterium genomic stretch:
- the pstA gene encoding phosphate ABC transporter permease PstA, with product MKSLKRRKIHDKLMIGVLSFTTIIVLLPLLIIIFHVFIEGFSALSYEFFTEELGSPARAIQNTPTGLVHTIIGTVVVDTLALIIAVPVGIGAGMMLSEYPEHMLNPSLRLMNDTLNGMPAILKGLFVFVLIVKPMGTFSGIAGSVALAVVMLPIIARTTESALQSIPWTIREAGLALGLPRWRVVISTVMPAAKAGLITGVLLAFARAAGEAAPLLFTSFGNNYLPNSWLGFIFSPTDTLPQRLYSLAISPYEQWHGMGWAAAIVLFGIVMITFIIARFLAKDKFGKVKLS from the coding sequence ATGAAAAGCCTGAAACGCAGGAAAATTCACGACAAACTCATGATAGGAGTACTCAGCTTTACAACTATTATTGTTCTGCTGCCGCTTCTCATCATTATTTTTCACGTTTTTATTGAAGGGTTTAGTGCACTGAGTTATGAGTTTTTTACAGAGGAGCTTGGATCCCCAGCCAGGGCAATTCAAAACACGCCCACAGGTTTAGTCCACACCATTATCGGTACTGTGGTAGTTGATACTCTCGCGTTAATAATCGCAGTTCCTGTAGGTATTGGAGCGGGTATGATGCTCAGTGAATATCCCGAGCACATGCTGAATCCTTCTCTTCGTCTGATGAATGATACCCTCAACGGAATGCCCGCCATTTTGAAGGGCCTGTTTGTATTTGTACTGATCGTAAAACCGATGGGCACATTTTCAGGTATAGCCGGAAGTGTAGCACTTGCCGTAGTGATGCTCCCAATTATTGCACGAACCACAGAAAGCGCCCTGCAGTCTATCCCGTGGACCATTCGGGAAGCAGGCCTTGCGCTGGGTCTGCCAAGATGGAGAGTGGTGATTTCAACCGTAATGCCGGCGGCAAAAGCCGGACTAATAACCGGGGTTTTGCTCGCATTTGCGCGCGCTGCCGGTGAAGCTGCTCCTCTCTTATTTACATCGTTCGGCAATAACTATCTTCCAAACAGCTGGCTTGGTTTTATATTCAGTCCAACGGATACACTCCCACAGCGTCTCTACAGCCTGGCAATTAGTCCGTACGAGCAGTGGCATGGTATGGGATGGGCGGCGGCAATTGTGCTGTTTGGTATTGTAATGATTACATTTATTATAGCTCGGTTTTTAGCAAAAGATAAATTCGGAAAAGTTAAATTATCATAG
- the phoU gene encoding phosphate signaling complex protein PhoU has product MTTLIQESLKDLQGKLNEMAEMVVDSINGSIESLVEKDVERAKQIKKEDKKINNIRWDIEEDCIHLIATQQPVASDLRELIALLNIITELERIGDYAAGISKLTILIGDEKHVKSLIDIPRMKEIAVDMIENSMKAYINRDAKSARMIHSQDDDIDDLYQQVYRELISYMIEKPSNITQCTYLVWVAHNIERMGDRVTNICERIIYHATGERADDL; this is encoded by the coding sequence ATGACGACATTAATCCAGGAAAGCCTTAAAGATCTCCAGGGAAAACTTAATGAAATGGCCGAAATGGTGGTTGACTCCATCAATGGGTCCATTGAATCTCTTGTAGAAAAAGATGTAGAGAGAGCTAAACAGATCAAGAAAGAGGATAAAAAAATCAATAACATTCGATGGGATATCGAGGAAGACTGCATACATCTGATTGCCACACAGCAGCCTGTTGCGTCCGATTTACGTGAGCTGATTGCTCTGCTCAATATAATCACTGAGCTTGAACGTATCGGGGATTATGCAGCGGGCATCTCAAAACTTACCATTCTAATTGGCGATGAGAAACATGTGAAATCGCTCATTGATATCCCGAGAATGAAGGAAATTGCTGTGGATATGATTGAAAACTCCATGAAAGCGTATATCAACCGTGATGCCAAATCTGCACGAATGATCCACAGCCAGGACGATGATATCGATGATCTTTACCAGCAGGTTTACAGAGAGCTGATCTCGTATATGATCGAAAAGCCCTCTAACATCACACAGTGTACATATCTTGTTTGGGTTGCCCATAATATTGAGAGAATGGGAGACCGGGTAACCAATATCTGCGAACGAATCATCTATCATGCAACCGGAGAGCGGGCGGATGATTTGTAA
- the pstS gene encoding phosphate ABC transporter substrate-binding protein PstS codes for MKLIKHILVLTFVSLFLYSCGGNGDQDPSQQRVNILGAGATFPAPLVTAMADEYRNLTDQRITVNYQSIGSGGGIRQFMEQTVMFGMSEAFLSDDVISDIESSTGGRAFNIPITLADVVPTYNLPSVEEKLIFNGQVLADIYLGNIERWDDPAIVELNPDADLPDRDITVVHRSDGSGTTNVWTSYLTRVSDEWREEVGFATSVNWPTGIGGNGNEGVAGAVQNTPGALGYNSLTYAILSDMSFASVINSSGNVIEPSYEATTAAADIELPDDTRILFTNTPAEYGYPIAGFAWMLIYENLEQNNAISNRREAEELVKFLVWSITDGQDLAEPLGFARIPDAALEKNIQMIRQIKWDGENIGEEILQEEGLI; via the coding sequence ATGAAATTAATAAAGCACATCTTAGTACTTACATTCGTTTCCCTTTTTCTCTATTCATGCGGAGGAAATGGAGATCAGGATCCATCACAACAAAGAGTAAATATTCTTGGGGCCGGGGCAACATTTCCTGCGCCACTTGTTACTGCAATGGCCGATGAGTATAGGAATCTTACAGATCAGAGGATAACTGTTAATTACCAGTCGATCGGGTCAGGCGGCGGAATCAGGCAGTTTATGGAACAAACGGTGATGTTTGGCATGAGCGAGGCGTTTCTTTCTGATGATGTAATCTCTGATATTGAAAGCAGTACCGGTGGCCGTGCGTTTAACATTCCGATTACTCTCGCCGATGTTGTGCCCACATACAATCTTCCAAGTGTTGAGGAGAAACTTATATTTAACGGCCAGGTGCTGGCAGATATCTATCTTGGAAATATTGAAAGATGGGACGATCCCGCTATTGTTGAACTGAATCCCGATGCAGATCTGCCGGACAGGGATATTACCGTTGTTCACCGTTCAGATGGATCGGGCACGACCAATGTGTGGACCAGTTATCTGACGCGTGTTTCAGACGAATGGAGAGAAGAGGTGGGCTTTGCTACAAGCGTGAATTGGCCTACAGGTATTGGCGGAAACGGGAACGAAGGAGTGGCAGGTGCAGTACAAAATACGCCGGGTGCACTGGGATATAACAGCCTGACCTACGCGATTCTCAGCGATATGTCGTTCGCGTCGGTAATTAACAGTTCAGGCAATGTTATTGAACCAAGCTATGAAGCAACAACTGCTGCAGCTGATATTGAACTGCCGGATGATACCCGAATCCTGTTTACCAACACACCTGCTGAATATGGATACCCTATAGCCGGATTTGCCTGGATGCTTATCTATGAAAATCTGGAGCAGAACAATGCAATCAGTAACCGAAGAGAAGCTGAAGAGCTTGTTAAATTTCTGGTTTGGAGTATTACGGACGGCCAGGATCTGGCAGAGCCACTTGGATTCGCAAGAATTCCGGATGCGGCGCTGGAGAAAAATATCCAGATGATCCGCCAAATAAAATGGGATGGAGAAAATATTGGAGAGGAGATTCTGCAGGAAGAAGGGCTGATCTGA
- a CDS encoding OsmC family protein: MEKDDIKFTAKHLAKKLKLRNVTSEVVKRHNQLKEIYDNDPQKALIVDSAVVEGENLDDPFHSKVLMNDELKLPLKTGLHRAVGGDHDYSTPGDILCAALAVCLESTMRMIADRLEIQLEHTKVSVEANLDVRGTLKFDNSVPVGFQKMNMEVELGSDNAGEKVLKTLFGAAVKSCVVYQTLKPGIPITKTLKIV, translated from the coding sequence ATGGAAAAAGATGACATTAAATTTACCGCTAAGCATTTAGCTAAAAAACTTAAACTGCGAAATGTAACATCCGAAGTCGTAAAAAGGCATAATCAACTAAAGGAGATCTATGATAATGACCCACAAAAAGCATTGATTGTAGATTCAGCAGTCGTTGAAGGTGAAAACCTGGATGATCCATTTCATTCTAAAGTTCTAATGAATGATGAGCTAAAATTGCCACTCAAAACGGGACTCCATAGAGCTGTAGGCGGTGATCACGATTACTCAACACCCGGAGACATTTTATGTGCCGCATTGGCAGTTTGTCTGGAAAGTACCATGAGAATGATTGCAGATCGATTGGAAATCCAATTGGAGCACACAAAAGTGTCAGTTGAAGCCAATCTTGATGTTCGCGGAACATTAAAGTTTGATAACTCTGTTCCTGTAGGATTTCAAAAAATGAATATGGAGGTAGAATTAGGTTCAGACAATGCAGGAGAAAAGGTTTTAAAAACTTTATTTGGTGCTGCAGTAAAAAGTTGCGTGGTCTATCAAACCTTAAAACCTGGAATCCCAATAACAAAAACCTTGAAAATAGTGTGA
- a CDS encoding sialidase family protein yields the protein MTIRTSFDRGKTWTDGLRIYPGSSAYSSMTILENDNIGLFFEKDEYSKNVFVSIPLQEGFAKL from the coding sequence ATGACCATTCGGACCAGTTTCGATAGGGGTAAAACCTGGACAGATGGGTTAAGAATCTATCCCGGAAGTTCTGCTTACTCTTCAATGACGATTCTGGAAAACGATAACATAGGGCTCTTCTTTGAAAAAGATGAATACTCTAAAAATGTATTTGTATCTATTCCATTACAAGAAGGCTTTGCAAAACTCTGA
- the pstC gene encoding phosphate ABC transporter permease subunit PstC, whose protein sequence is MAFHSGNCCYQCSCSGNIDISGGSGCYFFRGICVGWLSEIIDNLVRLIAAIPSVVIGIWGIFILAPWLRDTIYEPIYFWTETNYPDYVSILGNPMGYGMATATIVLALMILPYTTALAKDAIKAVPKDQREASWALGSTRWEVIRMAVLPYARGGIMAGAILSLGRAIGETMAVAMLIGNKNTLPFSIFGAGATMPSVIVNEFREAVESLHLSSLMAIGFVLFLIALIVNLTAAYIQRRISIGGGQVV, encoded by the coding sequence ATGGCCTTTCATAGTGGGAACTGTTGTTACCAGTGTTCTTGCTCTGGCAATATCGATATTTCCGGCGGTAGCGGTTGCTATTTTTTCCGCGGAATATGCGTCGGGTGGCTGTCAGAAATTATTGACAATCTGGTCCGGTTAATTGCCGCTATACCCAGTGTTGTTATTGGAATCTGGGGAATTTTTATCCTTGCACCCTGGCTGCGTGATACGATTTATGAACCCATCTATTTTTGGACGGAAACAAACTATCCCGACTATGTATCGATCCTTGGTAATCCGATGGGGTACGGGATGGCAACAGCCACCATCGTTTTGGCCCTGATGATACTTCCCTACACCACAGCTCTCGCAAAGGATGCCATCAAGGCGGTTCCAAAAGATCAGCGGGAAGCATCCTGGGCGCTTGGGTCTACGCGATGGGAAGTGATTCGAATGGCTGTGCTACCCTATGCCCGCGGGGGAATTATGGCCGGCGCTATTTTATCCCTTGGCCGGGCGATTGGTGAAACCATGGCCGTTGCGATGCTAATTGGAAATAAAAACACGCTGCCGTTTTCTATCTTTGGTGCAGGTGCCACAATGCCTTCTGTGATCGTAAATGAATTTCGTGAAGCAGTAGAAAGTCTTCACCTTTCGAGCCTGATGGCAATCGGGTTTGTACTCTTTCTGATTGCCCTGATCGTGAATTTAACGGCAGCCTACATTCAAAGAAGAATTTCTATTGGAGGAGGGCAGGTCGTATGA
- a CDS encoding phosphate ABC transporter ATP-binding protein, with product MHDLTREAKVEGKVLFEGKNIYDEDVNPVNVRRKIGMVFQKPTPFPTMSIYDNVVAGLKLVGIKEKSLLKEVCEKALRQAALFEEVKDRLNTAAVSLSGGQQQRLSIARALAVEPEILLMDEPTSSLDPQATMKIEELIQTLKKEVTMIVITHNMQQAARISDKTAFFYEGELIEVGDTKKIFTSPDKQQTEDYITGKFG from the coding sequence ATGCATGATCTTACCCGCGAAGCGAAAGTTGAGGGGAAGGTATTGTTTGAAGGAAAAAATATCTACGATGAGGATGTGAACCCGGTGAATGTGAGGCGTAAGATTGGAATGGTTTTTCAAAAGCCTACCCCGTTTCCCACGATGTCGATCTATGATAATGTTGTGGCAGGCCTGAAACTTGTGGGCATCAAAGAGAAATCGCTGCTCAAAGAGGTTTGTGAAAAAGCACTGAGGCAGGCGGCTCTTTTTGAGGAGGTAAAAGACCGCCTGAATACGGCAGCGGTAAGCCTGTCGGGTGGCCAGCAGCAGCGTCTGTCTATTGCACGGGCGCTTGCGGTTGAACCGGAGATTTTGCTGATGGATGAGCCGACCAGCTCACTGGATCCGCAGGCAACAATGAAGATTGAAGAGTTGATTCAGACATTAAAGAAAGAAGTAACGATGATTGTGATTACTCATAATATGCAGCAAGCTGCACGGATTTCCGATAAAACAGCTTTCTTCTATGAAGGAGAACTGATTGAGGTAGGTGATACAAAAAAAATATTTACAAGTCCTGACAAGCAACAGACAGAAGATTATATTACCGGTAAGTTTGGATAG
- a CDS encoding type II toxin-antitoxin system death-on-curing family toxin, which translates to MIKFLDKKIILAFHQDQVKIYGGKDGVRDEGLLESAFAQPQDSFGGENVHSSIFEMAAAYGFHICKNHPFFDGNKRTALVAIYTFLYVNGYRLQADKKSLYAVMIDLASGKLEKEELADFLKKNSKERK; encoded by the coding sequence ATGATAAAATTTTTAGACAAAAAGATTATTCTGGCTTTTCATCAGGATCAGGTAAAAATTTATGGTGGTAAAGATGGGGTTCGGGATGAGGGATTACTGGAATCAGCATTTGCTCAGCCACAGGATAGTTTTGGTGGCGAAAATGTTCATAGCAGTATTTTTGAGATGGCTGCCGCCTACGGGTTCCATATTTGTAAGAATCATCCATTTTTTGACGGAAATAAGAGAACAGCTTTGGTAGCTATCTATACCTTTCTCTATGTAAATGGCTATCGTTTGCAGGCAGACAAAAAAAGCCTCTATGCCGTGATGATTGATTTAGCAAGTGGCAAACTTGAAAAAGAGGAGTTAGCGGATTTTCTGAAAAAAAATTCCAAAGAGAGGAAATAG
- a CDS encoding zinc-dependent peptidase, whose translation MTAYAGLLIMEKPSDYYSDLRAILVYPDDYVAPVYEMYDGGVISERVRTAAGRVVGFGQYRTFLERHSGFYAEQRQRTQFDYS comes from the coding sequence ATTACGGCATACGCGGGGTTGCTTATCATGGAGAAACCGTCTGACTACTACAGTGATCTGCGCGCCATCCTTGTTTATCCTGATGATTACGTAGCACCCGTGTATGAAATGTATGATGGGGGTGTGATCTCGGAAAGGGTCCGAACGGCGGCAGGGCGAGTCGTGGGATTCGGGCAGTATCGTACTTTCCTGGAAAGACATTCAGGATTCTACGCTGAACAGAGACAACGCACACAATTTGATTATTCATGA
- a CDS encoding zinc-dependent peptidase has product MVLSWKDIQDSTLNRDNAHNLIIHEFAHQLDDQYGLSGGITFEGKPLQTDEWTHDLAKIYRDLMDAERFGRTNHPLDLYGATNPAECFAVVMEAFIESPRKLQTAYGSAYRQLADFFGFDPGRMWDF; this is encoded by the coding sequence ATCGTACTTTCCTGGAAAGACATTCAGGATTCTACGCTGAACAGAGACAACGCACACAATTTGATTATTCATGAATTTGCGCATCAGCTGGATGATCAATACGGACTATCGGGCGGAATTACGTTTGAAGGCAAACCGCTTCAAACGGATGAATGGACACATGACCTTGCCAAAATCTATCGCGACCTGATGGATGCCGAGCGGTTTGGGCGAACCAATCACCCGCTGGATCTGTACGGTGCCACGAACCCGGCGGAATGCTTTGCAGTAGTGATGGAAGCTTTTATTGAATCTCCCCGAAAGCTTCAAACCGCATATGGGTCGGCCTACAGGCAGCTGGCCGACTTTTTTGGGTTTGATCCGGGGAGAATGTGGGATTTTTAA
- a CDS encoding radical SAM protein gives MLHELGKRPVELAITTNGLIVNRFIDVFESCGLRNVNVSLDTLDADKFNLITRRSGFEHVLENIYTLVERGFNTKINMVVMRGMNEEEIADFAVLAKDLPIIIRYIEFMPFDGNRWNNDKMVSADEIRDRLSERYTLIRDEDAPHDTTKHYSIDGFKGQIGVISSMSEQFCGSCNRIRLLANGSIKNCLFSRDETNLLQPLRDGEDLKPIIREALYHKKAKHAGMFNLSNQKNRTMTTIGG, from the coding sequence ATTCTTCACGAACTGGGCAAGCGGCCGGTTGAGCTTGCCATCACAACCAACGGTTTGATCGTGAACCGGTTTATTGATGTGTTTGAATCATGCGGCCTGAGAAATGTGAATGTCAGCCTGGACACGCTGGACGCCGATAAATTCAACCTGATCACCCGGCGTTCGGGTTTCGAACATGTGCTTGAAAACATTTATACCCTTGTGGAGCGCGGATTCAATACCAAAATAAACATGGTAGTGATGCGCGGAATGAATGAGGAAGAGATCGCGGATTTTGCGGTACTTGCAAAAGACCTTCCGATCATTATCCGCTACATCGAATTTATGCCGTTTGACGGCAACCGCTGGAACAACGATAAGATGGTATCGGCAGATGAAATCAGGGATCGCCTTTCGGAGCGATACACTTTAATTCGTGATGAAGATGCTCCACATGACACCACAAAGCACTACTCCATCGACGGATTCAAGGGGCAAATCGGGGTCATCAGCTCAATGAGTGAACAGTTTTGTGGAAGCTGCAATCGAATTCGGCTGCTTGCCAACGGCTCCATCAAAAACTGCCTGTTTTCCCGTGACGAGACTAATCTTCTGCAACCCTTACGAGACGGCGAAGACCTGAAACCCATCATTAGGGAAGCCCTCTATCACAAAAAGGCCAAACACGCCGGAATGTTCAATCTGTCCAATCAGAAGAACCGGACGATGACTACAATTGGGGGCTGA
- a CDS encoding alpha/beta fold hydrolase gives MKQAIHFCTAPDGINLAYATSGNGPPLVRVANWLTHLDLDWKGPIWSHWFEEFSRDHTLIRFDQRGSGLSDRSVEELSMKAWVQDLEAIIDDAGIDEFPLLGFCQGGSIALSYAVRHPERVSHLILFDSYGRGNLTERASLQQKKEAKALTEMIEAGWGRKDTDVFRRVFADLLMPEASEKEHRWLAELQRKTATPTMAAQLWEAYHHIDIEDSATQVEVPTLIFHVTGDKVVPFEAGRQLASLIPDARFVPLESENHIMQPDEPAWDRFLAEVRSFIDASDTEKKGDNTQELFPELTPRECEVLNLIAKGLGNDEIADKLFISPKTVRNHNTRIFSKLQVDSRSRAIVLAREAGMGKE, from the coding sequence ATGAAACAAGCTATTCATTTCTGCACGGCTCCTGACGGAATTAATTTAGCCTATGCAACCTCGGGAAACGGCCCTCCTTTGGTCCGGGTCGCTAACTGGCTGACCCATCTGGATCTCGATTGGAAAGGACCGATCTGGTCTCATTGGTTCGAGGAGTTTTCGAGAGATCACACTCTTATCCGCTTTGATCAGCGTGGTTCGGGCCTATCCGATCGTTCGGTTGAAGAGTTATCTATGAAAGCCTGGGTACAGGACCTGGAAGCGATCATAGATGATGCTGGCATTGATGAATTTCCGCTATTAGGTTTTTGCCAGGGAGGCTCCATTGCACTTTCTTATGCGGTACGACACCCCGAACGGGTTAGTCACCTCATTCTTTTTGATAGTTATGGCCGGGGAAATCTCACAGAAAGAGCTTCTTTGCAGCAGAAAAAAGAAGCGAAAGCACTAACCGAAATGATAGAAGCGGGATGGGGACGAAAGGATACGGATGTGTTTCGAAGAGTTTTTGCTGATTTACTAATGCCGGAAGCCTCAGAAAAGGAACATAGATGGCTTGCTGAACTGCAACGCAAAACAGCCACACCCACCATGGCTGCTCAACTTTGGGAAGCCTATCACCATATCGATATCGAAGATTCGGCAACACAGGTAGAAGTACCCACGCTTATTTTTCATGTAACCGGCGATAAAGTGGTGCCTTTTGAAGCAGGTCGGCAGTTGGCCTCTCTGATACCCGATGCCCGGTTTGTCCCGCTGGAGAGTGAAAATCATATCATGCAACCCGATGAGCCTGCTTGGGATCGTTTTCTGGCCGAAGTTCGAAGTTTTATCGATGCTTCTGATACCGAAAAAAAGGGCGATAATACACAGGAACTTTTCCCCGAACTTACTCCGCGAGAATGCGAAGTACTCAATCTAATAGCAAAAGGGTTGGGTAACGATGAAATTGCTGATAAGCTTTTTATCAGTCCCAAGACGGTGCGCAATCACAACACCCGTATCTTCAGCAAGCTGCAGGTTGATTCACGCAGCCGGGCTATTGTGCTGGCCCGGGAAGCGGGTATGGGTAAAGAATAG